One Oncorhynchus keta strain PuntledgeMale-10-30-2019 chromosome 11, Oket_V2, whole genome shotgun sequence DNA window includes the following coding sequences:
- the nhp2 gene encoding H/ACA ribonucleoprotein complex subunit 2-like protein, which produces MTKVKKEKGTKEEEAGATETVGTEKSYQELIANINPIANPLATKKLSKKLYKCVKKASKLKQIRRGVKEVQKFINKGETGIVVLAGDTLPIDVYCHLPVMCEDRSLPYAYIPSKVDLGSSAGSKRPTCVIMIKSHEDYKEAYDECFEEVSALPKPL; this is translated from the exons ATGACCAAGGTAAAGAAGGAAAAAGGCACTAAGGAGGAGGAGGCTGGAGCGACGGAGACTGTAGGGACAGAGAAGTCGTATCAAGAGTTGATTGCAAACATCAACCCAATTGCTAATCCACTGGCCACTAAGAAGCTAAGCAAGAAGCTCTACAAATGCGTCAAAAAAG CATCTAAGCTCAAACAAATTCGCCGTGGAGTGAAAGAAGTTCAGAAGTTCATTAACAAAGGAGAAACTGG GATTGTGGTGTTGGCTGGAGATACACTTCCAATCGATGTTTACTGCCATCTACCCGTCATGTGTGAGGACAGGAGTCTGCCATATGCCTATATTCCCTCAAAAGTG GACCTTGGTTCGTCTGCAGGCTCAAAGCGGCCCACCTGCGTCATCATGATCAAATCTCACGAGGACTATAAGGAGGCCTATGATGAGTGTTTCGAGGAGGTCTCTGCCCTACCCAaacccctctga